Proteins encoded by one window of candidate division WOR-3 bacterium:
- the queA gene encoding tRNA preQ1(34) S-adenosylmethionine ribosyltransferase-isomerase QueA: protein MIKIDGKNIALFPSKPRDSCNLMVLNLKEKKIIHSKFYNLHKFLKKGDLIIVNNTKVIPARIFGRKDTGGKVEALFVKKIDEKRFYSLLKGKNVKNFYVGEFKLNVLDKNKFYIIEIENGNIDKLLKKYGKMPLPPYIKREPVKKDEFYYNSIFAKKEGSIAAPTASLHFTKRVIKKLKKEKIEIKELTLHIGPFTFLSNIDDEEIIKEFYEIPKETLKEIEKTKKNGGRIISVGTTVTRALETWGLTGKRKGYTDLIIKPGFEFKVTDILLTNFHLENLSPILLTLAFVKDENLLRESYKEALKRNYRFYSFGDAMLIIP from the coding sequence ATGATAAAAATAGATGGAAAAAATATTGCTCTTTTTCCTTCAAAACCCAGAGATTCCTGCAATTTGATGGTTTTAAATCTGAAAGAAAAAAAAATTATACACTCAAAATTTTATAATCTTCATAAATTTTTAAAAAAAGGAGATCTTATCATAGTAAACAACACTAAAGTGATACCTGCGAGAATTTTCGGCAGAAAAGATACAGGCGGTAAGGTAGAGGCACTTTTTGTTAAAAAAATTGATGAAAAAAGATTTTATTCCCTTTTAAAAGGAAAAAATGTTAAAAATTTTTATGTGGGAGAATTCAAATTAAATGTTCTTGATAAAAACAAATTTTATATTATTGAAATAGAAAATGGAAATATTGACAAACTTTTAAAAAAATATGGCAAAATGCCCCTTCCCCCATATATTAAAAGGGAACCTGTAAAAAAAGATGAATTCTATTACAACTCAATATTTGCAAAAAAAGAAGGCTCAATAGCTGCTCCTACTGCTTCACTACACTTTACAAAAAGAGTAATTAAAAAATTAAAAAAAGAAAAAATCGAGATAAAAGAACTTACACTTCATATTGGTCCCTTTACATTTCTTAGTAATATTGATGATGAAGAAATTATAAAGGAATTTTATGAAATTCCTAAAGAAACCTTAAAGGAAATAGAAAAAACCAAAAAGAATGGTGGAAGGATTATTTCAGTGGGAACAACTGTAACAAGAGCTTTAGAAACATGGGGACTTACGGGAAAAAGGAAAGGATATACTGATTTGATAATAAAACCTGGTTTTGAATTTAAAGTTACTGACATTTTACTTACAAACTTTCACCTTGAAAATCTCTCCCCTATCCTTTTAACCCTTGCCTTTGTAAAGGATGAAAATTTATTAAGGGAAAGTTATAAAGAGGCCCTTAAAAGAAATTACAGATTTTATAGCTTTGGTGACGCAATGCTTATAATACCTTAA
- a CDS encoding CDP-alcohol phosphatidyltransferase family protein, translating to MNELFKIQNILSLTRLPILFFVIYFIKENKSKIVLFLLSLAVITDILDGYIARKRKESSELGKILDHVIDKIFFNSVSVSLYFFKGLPLFFVIILFLRDFVSLFFGYLLWKKGKVIGSNISGKLAGFFLSLLFIFYLLNFPLKEYLVFLSLFFILLASTSYFITFLILWRESYKVKKVG from the coding sequence ATGAATGAGCTTTTTAAAATTCAGAATATTCTCTCTTTAACAAGATTACCAATCCTTTTTTTTGTTATATATTTTATCAAGGAAAATAAATCAAAAATAGTTTTATTTTTGCTTTCTCTTGCTGTTATCACAGATATTCTGGATGGTTATATAGCAAGAAAAAGAAAAGAAAGTTCTGAACTTGGTAAGATTCTTGACCATGTGATTGATAAGATTTTTTTTAATTCAGTTTCTGTTTCTCTTTATTTTTTTAAAGGTTTACCTTTATTTTTTGTTATTATACTTTTTTTAAGAGATTTTGTAAGTTTATTTTTCGGTTATTTATTGTGGAAGAAAGGAAAAGTTATTGGTTCAAATATTTCTGGTAAACTGGCAGGTTTTTTTCTCTCTTTACTTTTTATTTTTTATTTACTTAACTTCCCTTTAAAAGAGTATCTTGTATTTTTATCCCTTTTTTTTATACTTCTGGCTTCCACCTCTTATTTTATAACTTTTTTAATCTTGTGGAGGGAAAGTTACAAAGTAAAAAAAGTTGGGTAA